The stretch of DNA TACTAAACTCTTCTTTTCCCTGATACAAGAGCCCGCTTGTAATCCGTTCAATCTGCTTCTCGTCCGCTAAAAGCTTCATCTGTTTAATAGTATCTTCAACCATGTATTTGATATCTGATTTACGACGATGATCATCATCATTTAATTCTCGATAAAAGATGGTGAGCAGCACCTGCATGAGAATGGTTTGGATATGAGGTTTCAACTCACCTACTTCCATTCCTCTCCCAAGTTCAAACAGTGGATTTAATCGTTGCATTCGCTGTGCGAATCCTTCCCATGATTCGTTCACTGCCATCTCCTCCATGTTTCAATTGTTAACACTTCTTGTGGAATCCGTTTATTTTCCTGCCATAATTGCATTAGTAGGTTTTGCTCTCCTTCGGTAAACCATTGAAAAAAGGCATCACGGTATTTGAAGTTTTGTGTTTGCCCTAGTTTTTGGTCATTCCTTTGTTCTAGACATTCAAGCATTTTACGATAGATTTTCAAGGCAGGCTGAATACAGCAATCCGGGTATTTTTCAATTAGTCGAACGATAATACCGTATCCCTCCGTATCAAGATCCCCCGCATAATAAAAAAGATAGTTGTTGGGTGGAAACATTTTAAAGAAAAAGGAAAAGCTCCGTTCGATTTTCTTCCCTTCACCATAGATTATCAGTTCAGGTTCATAATCAAGAAGATTTGCTTCCAATAACTTAATAGAAGTATGAAAGAAAGATAGATTCTCAACAATCAGTACCCGCTGAATATCTTTTATTTCTTTCCCTTGTTTCATCCAAAATACAAATGGTTCTCCATAATTCAGCATTTTTAGCTTGTCTTCAGATACTCCAATTCTAGTTAAAAAACCTTTTCCCTCAGGAAAGCTTTCATCGTCTAGTAAGAATTTTTCATGACCAAAGAGCTCCAAACTTCTTTCTTCGACTGACACGATTGCTCGTTCCTGGCTAGATTGTATGAAAGCATACACATTCTGGATGCGAACCCATTCGTCTTGCGTCTGCCACTCGGGATGCCGCTCATAAAAGGAAAAATCAAACTGATCACTTAATTTCATCATCGCCAGTCGATCCCATTTGTGTTCCTGAACTTTTATATTAACCCAGTAATATAAAGGTAAAGCTGGTGTTCTGCCATTATATTGATTATTTTGAATAGGAATAAGTTGTCCCTCAGATTGTAATGTTTCAATTGCACGATAAAATAACGAATATCCATCCATTTCGAAATAATCATCCAAAAGCTTGCGCAACTGTAGTTCTAAATCGTTACTATTTATCTTCTTTTTTTGTTTAGGGTGTTGAATATCAGCTATAAAACCTCTCACCCGTGTTTCAATGATGTTGATTGTACTCACCTACTTGCATCTTCTTAGAGTCATATTATAGACCCCTACTATCCGTTTTGGACATCCTTTTATTATAAACTAGTTACGGTGTGGTTGGTAAATGAAATTTTCTTACTATAATAACGAAAACCAAAGAAACCAAAGGGACGGTTCTCCTGGCCACTTTTGGCCAGGAGAACCGTCCCCTTGGTGTTTGTTATTTGTGATCAATAATCGCCCAATAGGCTGGTTTTACATTATATTCTGGATCAAATACAAATGGTGCATCTTTTCCTGATCTTCTGACTACTCTAGCATATGTTGCATTTGTGTTTGTTACTACGTTACCTTCTGCATCATAGTAAACATCTGCACGGTCATTTAACCATGTATGGTTATCGGCAATTCCCCAGAATGTCACATTACTGATTTTATCGCCCAATTTCTCATATAATTTAAATAAACGGTCATAACGGTCTGCTTGATCTATGAATTTCTGTCCTGGAATAGAATCATAGGAAGGATACGCCATTACTGGCCAGCCATACATGCTGACATCAAGCTCAGTAATTTGGTTGTCTAACCCAAGTTCAGCAAACATGTTAATGGTGTCTTCAATTTCTTTTTCAGATGGCCAGCCGATTTGAATGTGAGCCTGATGCCCAACACCATCAATTGGAACGCCTTGCTCTTTTAAACTTTTTACTAGGTTGTAAAGATATGTTCTTTTTGGTGTTACTTCAGAGTTGTAATCATTGATATATAGCTTAGCGTCTTGTGCTGCATATTCTCTTGCTGTTTCAAAAGCAACTTTAATATAATCAGTTCCGGCAATCTGGTACCAGGCTGAATTTCGAAGGCCGCCAGGTTGACTGCCCCATTCATCAATTACCTCATTCACAACATCCCAAGATTTTACATCATCTTTATAACGTGTTACCACTGTTTTAATATGATCACGTAAACGCTGTAATAAAAGCTCTTTGTTTGCGGAGCGTTTTACTGGATCTATCTCATTTGGCATCCATTTTCCTTCTTTATCAGTGAAGAACCAATTTGGCACCTGACTATGCCAAACAAGAGTATGGCCGCGTACTTCCATTCCATTTTCCTTTGCAAATTCCATAATTTTATCAGCTTGTTCAAAGTTATATACGTTTTCTGATGGATGAATGCTACTAGGCTTCATTACATTCTCAGCTACTATACTATTAAAATGACGCTTTAACATTTGTGAGTCTTTTGCATCCAAAAGTTGATATGGCTCAACGGCTGCACCTATGGTGAAAGAATCTTTATATCGTTGGTCCAATTGTGGTGCTGTTAATCCGCTAATACTTGGTTTATTTGAGATATTTGTTTCTGCACCAACTGTCGATCCTACAGGTAATAATAAGGCTAAAGCTAATCCAGAAAGGATAGGTTTACGTAAAACTTTTAGCATATTTCATTCTCCTTTTTAATAAAAAATTTCCATTTTGAAAATGCTTACTAAAATCTCAGAACAAAAGCGGGGAATTAATGGGATGGTAATTTGCATGTTAAAAGGATTCAATTTATGTAATGACGACCTGTTACACAACCTCCTTTATAAATTTCATTTGATAAAGAGATCCCTTTTAGAACTTTCTTCCTTTTCTGAATTCATTTTATCTAAAATAACTTTGTTTAGACACCCAACAAAGTAAAGGTTTTACTTTTATTACTAAAGGGAAAACCAAGGGAAAACCAAGGGGACGGTTCCCCTGGCCACTTTTGGCCAGGAGAACCGTCCCCTTGGTGTTTTTATTTGATCATTCCGTCCTCTACATATATAATTCTTTTCGCCATTGACGCAATACTTTCATCATGAGTAATCATAACGATTGTTTTACCTTCACTATTAAGCTTTTGAATAAAGGATAGCACTTCTCTTCCTGTTTTTTGGTCAAGGGCACCGGTTGGCTCATCTGCCAAGATCAAAGGACATTCGCCGACCAATGCACGTGCGATGGCAACCCGCTGCTGCTGCCCACCAGAGAGCTGGTTAGGACGGTGATGAATTCGATCACTTAGACCCACTCTTGTTAGGGTTTCAGTTGCTTTCTGTTTAGCCATTTTATAACTTTCCCCTCGAAGCAGAAGAGGCAGGGCTACATTATAAAGTGCTGTATATTTAGAAATAAGGTTGAATTTTTGAAAAACGAACCCGATTTTTTCATTTCTGATTCTTGCATAGTTTTTTTCTGAATGCTCTTTAATATTTACTTCATCGAGAAAATAATCTCCGTTGTCAATCGTATCAATAAGACCGATCAAGTTCATCAATGTTGTTTTCCCGGAACCTGATGGACCAAGAATAGCAACGAATTCTCCTTGGTCAACCGTTAATGAGACTTCTTTTAAAACATCGACTTTATTCTCTCCTTTACCATATGACTTATTGATATTTGTCATCTTAATTACCGGTTTTGCCACCTTGTCCACCTTGACTGCCACCACCTGTTCTCGGTTTTCTGATTGTTATTTTCTCGATTGTTTTTCCATCTTCCTGATAGTAAATGGACAATGTGATGCCAGATGTTAATTCATTCAGGCTTATTTCACTTTCAACCATTCCTTCTTCACCCCTGGTCATTGACACAATAGGCGTACCAACAGGAATCACAATGGTTTTCTCTTCCCCTGTATAATTTTTTTCTCTCATTCCTCCGCCACCTGGGGTTCCAGCAGTGGCTCCAGCTGCCGCACCGTTAGTGGTGTCTCCAGCAGGTGCGCTACCTTCGGCTTTATCAGCAGGTTTTTCGCCGCCTGTACCTTTTTCTCTATTCATCGCAGACATATCAGGTATTTCTAAGAGCTTTAACGTTACTTCATTTCCAATAACCTCTGATACTTCGCCGTATACATCAATTTCTCCTAAATCTGTTGAACTCTTACTGGCTTCTTTACTAGTAGTCTCTTCTGTTGTTGCTTGTTCTTCTGAAGCGGCTGCACTTGAACAACCCACAATCGTTAAAATTATCAGTCCAGATGCCAAAATGTTTATTAAGCGTAATTTTTTCAAGATGTTACACTCCTATCAATCATAATTTAATGCTTCAATCGGCTTTAGCTTTGATGCCTTTGCAGCAGGATAGTATCCAAAGAAAATCCCGGTAATCACAGAAAATCCTAATCCTAGAATAATTCCTTCAATGGAAGCTAAATAATTAATTTCTGTAAATGATAGTACCCATGGTGCGACTACACTCAGTAATACCCCTAGCAAACCACCGCACAGACTGATGAATATTGCCTCAAACAAGAACTCAAGCAATATTACCTGCCTTGCTGCACCAATACTTTTGAGAATACCAATCTCACGTGTTCGTTCCTTCACTGCCACCATAAGCACGTTCATAATTCCTATTCCACTAACTATCATGACGATGGCTGCCACCGCTACCAACAAAGCAGACATGGTACTTGACGTCTCCTGTGCTGAAGCTAAAGTACTTCCTGCATCAACGACAGTATACGATTCTGAATCACCTGTGATTTCACCAATATATTGCTTTATTTCTTCGATTGCAGGTTGAACACTATTAATATCGTTTGCCTGAGCAATAATCGTGATCATTCCAGAACCGCCGCCTCCACCTCTAGTCCCACTTGTACCGGTAGTGTACTTTAATGCAACATCATAAGGGATAAATGCCATATCATCTGCTGTCGATGAATTCGCCATAGCGCCTCCGCCGGAACTAATCCCGCCAGATCCGCCTATTCGATTCAAAACACCTGTAACAGTATAAGACGTTCCTTTTAACAAGACTTTTGAACCGACTGCTGCATTGACATCACCCTCGAACAACAAATCGGCTAAATTATAGCCAAGGACGACAACTTTATTTCTTAATAGACCATCTTCATCTGTAAAAATATCTCCACTCAATGGAGTCAAATTGGTAATGGCCGCATAAGCCTCATTGATTCCTTGAATACTTGCGGTTGAAGTGGTTAACCCATTGGCCACTTCTGAAGAAGTACCAATACTGATCCCCACACTCTTAACATTAGTAAGAAGTTCAGACATTTGAAGCGCGTCTTGCTTTGTGAGAGACTTCGATGAGGTTGAGGGGGACATGCCTCTTCCTCCTGCTCCACGCGCCTTTGTAATCGTAATGCTCTCAACAGAAAGTCTCTTAAACTGGTCTTCTACTGCTTTTTCACTGGCTTTTCCGATACCAACAACCATAATGATGGTAAAGGTACCTATTATGATTCCGAGTGATGTCAGGATTACTCTAAACTTATTAGTAGACACGCTGAGCATAACGGAACGTAACTGCTCAACTAATTTCATTGTTGTACACCACCTATGACAACGGTCTCTCCTTCTTTAAGACCTTCAACCACTTCGGTTTGGATTCCATTTGTTAAGCCGCCGGTAATAGCCCTTTTTTCAGGTTCTTCACCAGATGTTTTAACATTTACATATTGCTTACCGTCTTCAACAAATATCGCTTTGTTTGGTACTAGTAGAACATCCGTCTTTTCCTTCTTTAAAAAAGTAATAAAAGCTGTCATTCCATCTTTAATCATTTCATTTGGCTCTGCGAGTTTTCCGGTAACTTCATAGGTAACAACACCTGAACTGTCAATAGATGGAGTATCACTAACAGATACGACTTCACCTGCAACATTTTCAAGCGATACGGAGTCAATGGCCACTCTCATTTGCTGAGTAATTTCAATCCCTGAAATATCTGTCTCTGTAGCTGTAGCTTTCACATAAATAACACTCGGATCTACGATCGTCATAAATGCACTTCCTGATGAAGCTGAATTATTATTGGTTCCGGCCTGACTTCCTGTCACAACTTCACCTACCTTATAGTTAAGGTTCATAATTTCACCATCGATAGGTGCTTTTAGATAAATCTTGTTCAAATTATTTTTTGCTTCCTGAAGTTTGTTTTTTGCCTCTTCTACACTCAATTTAGCGTTCTCAATTGTAGAATTATTGTTTACAAGATTTTGATACTTCTTTTGCTCTAGTTCATATGCCGCTTTTAGAGAAGCATCATCAGGCTTTTCATTCCATTTCGTTTTTGCTTCATCAACCTTTATTTTAGATTCCATCTGATTGATTTCCCTCTGATTCACGGCATCTGTATAATTAGCTTCAGCCTTACTCAATGCATTCTGTGCTTGGGTAAGCGCAAGTTGTAAATCCGTATCATCAAGTTCTGCAAGAATGTCGCCAGCTTTAACTGGTTGTCCTATTACAACATTAATCTTCTTAACCGTACCAGACACTTCAAAATTCAAATTTGTAATCGATCTGCTGATTCTACCATCTGCTGCAAGACCGACTTCCAAATTTCCTTTCACTACTTTCTGCTCGGTCGTTTTTACAGGGACTGCTTCTGCTTCTTTTGTACAACCTGCCATTAAAAACATTCCTAAAGAGCAGGACAGAATAATTGCTATTGCCTTTTTCTTCAAAATGATTCAACCCTTTCCTTGTTAACAATCTACTAGTTTTACTAGCTTTATTTTAGAAACGGTATGTGATGTCTATGTGAAGATTCGATTAATAAATTATTAACGAATTAAAGAATAAAATAGCATTAAAAAACAGCACCTGGATTCAGGAGCTGTTTTGCCTTTATTCTTTATTTAGGGTGAACCAAAATTCAACCCTTTCGTCATGATTGGTAGTTCCATATTTTCCACCATGTGCCTCAATAATCGCTTTTACAATGGTTAATCCGAGTCCCGACCCACCATATTCACGGGTACGAGCTTTATCAATTTTATAAAAGCTGTCCCAAATTTTATCTATCTCATCAGCAGGAATAGGTTTTCCGGAATTGAAAACACGAACAATTACTTTTTCCCCCTGCTCTTCTACTTCAATGATAATTTGTTTTCTATTATCAACGTGATTCATG from Neobacillus sp. CF12 encodes:
- a CDS encoding ABC transporter permease — protein: MKLVEQLRSVMLSVSTNKFRVILTSLGIIIGTFTIIMVVGIGKASEKAVEDQFKRLSVESITITKARGAGGRGMSPSTSSKSLTKQDALQMSELLTNVKSVGISIGTSSEVANGLTTSTASIQGINEAYAAITNLTPLSGDIFTDEDGLLRNKVVVLGYNLADLLFEGDVNAAVGSKVLLKGTSYTVTGVLNRIGGSGGISSGGGAMANSSTADDMAFIPYDVALKYTTGTSGTRGGGGGSGMITIIAQANDINSVQPAIEEIKQYIGEITGDSESYTVVDAGSTLASAQETSSTMSALLVAVAAIVMIVSGIGIMNVLMVAVKERTREIGILKSIGAARQVILLEFLFEAIFISLCGGLLGVLLSVVAPWVLSFTEINYLASIEGIILGLGFSVITGIFFGYYPAAKASKLKPIEALNYD
- a CDS encoding endo-1,4-beta-xylanase, with the protein product MLKVLRKPILSGLALALLLPVGSTVGAETNISNKPSISGLTAPQLDQRYKDSFTIGAAVEPYQLLDAKDSQMLKRHFNSIVAENVMKPSSIHPSENVYNFEQADKIMEFAKENGMEVRGHTLVWHSQVPNWFFTDKEGKWMPNEIDPVKRSANKELLLQRLRDHIKTVVTRYKDDVKSWDVVNEVIDEWGSQPGGLRNSAWYQIAGTDYIKVAFETAREYAAQDAKLYINDYNSEVTPKRTYLYNLVKSLKEQGVPIDGVGHQAHIQIGWPSEKEIEDTINMFAELGLDNQITELDVSMYGWPVMAYPSYDSIPGQKFIDQADRYDRLFKLYEKLGDKISNVTFWGIADNHTWLNDRADVYYDAEGNVVTNTNATYARVVRRSGKDAPFVFDPEYNVKPAYWAIIDHK
- a CDS encoding ABC transporter ATP-binding protein; protein product: MAKPVIKMTNINKSYGKGENKVDVLKEVSLTVDQGEFVAILGPSGSGKTTLMNLIGLIDTIDNGDYFLDEVNIKEHSEKNYARIRNEKIGFVFQKFNLISKYTALYNVALPLLLRGESYKMAKQKATETLTRVGLSDRIHHRPNQLSGGQQQRVAIARALVGECPLILADEPTGALDQKTGREVLSFIQKLNSEGKTIVMITHDESIASMAKRIIYVEDGMIK
- a CDS encoding Wadjet anti-phage system protein JetD domain-containing protein, whose amino-acid sequence is MSTINIIETRVRGFIADIQHPKQKKKINSNDLELQLRKLLDDYFEMDGYSLFYRAIETLQSEGQLIPIQNNQYNGRTPALPLYYWVNIKVQEHKWDRLAMMKLSDQFDFSFYERHPEWQTQDEWVRIQNVYAFIQSSQERAIVSVEERSLELFGHEKFLLDDESFPEGKGFLTRIGVSEDKLKMLNYGEPFVFWMKQGKEIKDIQRVLIVENLSFFHTSIKLLEANLLDYEPELIIYGEGKKIERSFSFFFKMFPPNNYLFYYAGDLDTEGYGIIVRLIEKYPDCCIQPALKIYRKMLECLEQRNDQKLGQTQNFKYRDAFFQWFTEGEQNLLMQLWQENKRIPQEVLTIETWRRWQ
- a CDS encoding biotin/lipoyl-binding protein, which produces MKKKAIAIILSCSLGMFLMAGCTKEAEAVPVKTTEQKVVKGNLEVGLAADGRISRSITNLNFEVSGTVKKINVVIGQPVKAGDILAELDDTDLQLALTQAQNALSKAEANYTDAVNQREINQMESKIKVDEAKTKWNEKPDDASLKAAYELEQKKYQNLVNNNSTIENAKLSVEEAKNKLQEAKNNLNKIYLKAPIDGEIMNLNYKVGEVVTGSQAGTNNNSASSGSAFMTIVDPSVIYVKATATETDISGIEITQQMRVAIDSVSLENVAGEVVSVSDTPSIDSSGVVTYEVTGKLAEPNEMIKDGMTAFITFLKKEKTDVLLVPNKAIFVEDGKQYVNVKTSGEEPEKRAITGGLTNGIQTEVVEGLKEGETVVIGGVQQ